The Hevea brasiliensis isolate MT/VB/25A 57/8 chromosome 9, ASM3005281v1, whole genome shotgun sequence nucleotide sequence CAAAATAATTAGGAAATGATGAAGAGCTAGGGCAGAACAATATAATTATAGAATATGCAAATTCAAAAGAATCTTTTTGTACCCGTTGCCGGCGATGGATCTTGAGGCTCAGGACCCAGTCTAAGTTCAAGGTCTAGCTCTGAACTTGGCAAGCCATGGCTTGATGACGACAAACCCTTTTCGGTGCTGCCATGAACTTGATCACTGGTAGGTTGTTGTTGATGAGGATGATCTTTACTAGATGTTTTATCAACAAACAGGGATAGTTGCTGGATTTCTCCAACATGGGTTTTGTTTCTTTTAGAGGCATCATCACTTTCTTTGTCAAGAAACCAAGCCCATCTGAAGGATCTTGCGTCTTGGCTAGATTTGGGTTCCATTAATGGGTGTGTTATGGTTGTGGGAATTGGGGAAAAGGAAGGAGCAAGAATCTTTGGGATGTCCAGAGATTGTTGAAGCTCATATGATGATGTGTGTTTAAGCTTGGCTTTGTCCTTACGATGAATATTCATATGACCTCCTAGGGCTTGTGCATTAGAGAAGCCTCTCTTGCAAAAGGTGCAATCATAGAATCTAACTTGGCTGGCACTTTGCTCTTCTGAGTTCACGTTGTCTGGATTTTCACGGTTGGGTTGTTCAGTCTCCATTACCAAGGAATCTCAGAGAGGGAGAGAGCCAGAGAGAGCACAGAGATAGAGAGAGGTCAACTGGCTGGTTCCAAGTGAATCTCTTTGTTTGTTGACGGGGATTATAATGCCATCAGAACTAATGTTATACATTTACCGCAAAAGGACAAAGATGACCATAGAAAAAATTGTTGATGATTCTGGCATAGACTCGTTTATCTtaattttctgaaatttttatagatttTCTAGAAGATAAAAAGCATGGTAGTTGATTCCAATAAGCTGTTTAATTTTGAATTCGTGAAACCGTGTCTTACAGGCACCACAACTATGCTATAAGTTcgaatgataattaaaaaaaaaaaaaaagatttttatcCAAATGTGCTGATGTATTCTAGATTACTTGatcttattataaaataaaactaCTTTATTTTGAAGAAtaagataatttaataaaattctataatttatctcataaaatttttatatattaatacttttattgtaaaattattaaattatgaaaattttattaacttaataaaaaaataaaatttctttacTTTAAAAAATACATATAATGCTTTTTtttaaatccaataaataaattatatatgtgttaaattttattaaaaaattataagaacATATTACATATCCATCACaggaaatattaaaataattaaaatagtaTTAATATTACATATATTCAtacactttatatatatataaaaaaaaaaccttcaatttttgaaaataatccTATGACGTAACCTATtcctataaatttttaataaaatgtgacgcatataatttatttattatattttttatataaaaaaatttcacttttctgttaaattaataaaatttctataattaattattttaggaAGAAAAAATATcagtttaataaaatttaataaaataaactataaaattatattaaatcatcttattttttttaacaaaataattttattataactatAAAATAAACCAAATGTATTATATTTGAATTCCAATTAAATAGTAGCTAACTATTTGCATTGAATAAACCATTCTTTGGAATTGAGTGATATGCAATTTGAACCACCTGGTGATTACAGCACTATAAAGCCTACCTCACTAGTCACTATACATCACTGTTAAGTGTTGTGTTGATACATTTGGAAATGATTCATTAACTTGAACAAGTaaaatgtcaaaattaatttctcaaattttcatttttttattaataaaaacaaaataatagtatttaaaaaaaaaaaaaagagttgtgGCTGTGCTTGTGCTAAATTTATATGATTGATTAATTTGGTATATTTTCATTGTACAATATTAAGTCTAACTCTTATGATTAGTGTTGTTTTCTTCGCTGACCAAACAACAATCGAAAAAGGGAGTTTGAGAAATCTCCATTTCTACAGCTCCACtttttatttttgaatattgACTGAATTCATTTGaacatttatatattataacttttaaatgaaaataattctttACTTAATAGTTTAATGATTAAATACCTATTTCATaatgcaaaattttaaaaaatttaatctaatttatttaattaattttctaaattaaatttatcaaattaattattatttttaatgaaataacTATAAATCTGATACATTCAATTCGCCCTTTGAACGTTCCTTTAGCGGATGAAAATATTGGGCCGCCCAACCCAGTTAACACCGCAGAACCTCCAAGAAAGGTTAATGTTTTCTGGGCTGTGTTCCAGCTAACACCAGCCAGTCCTTGGTGCCTGCCTGGTTGCCATATGGATGCTTATAAAGCCTTCTATAGTAATATTTATATACTCTCGACCTCGTAACCATATTTTTAAGTAACCATTACAATGCAAAATGCTCGCAaagtttaaaataatgatatcatgttaaaatttaaattcgtaaaataaaaaattgcacaaagttaataataaaaaatattttttaaatcaaTAATGAAAAGATattgaaataatatatataaatttatttaaattttgaaacaaaataattatataataatatacataaat carries:
- the LOC110636964 gene encoding transcriptional regulator TAC1-like, whose product is MYNISSDDSLVMETEQPNRENPDNVNSEEQSASQVRFYDCTFCKRGFSNAQALGGHMNIHRKDKAKLKHTSSYELQQSLDIPKILAPSFSPIPTTITHPLMEPKSSQDARSFRWAWFLDKESDDASKRNKTHVGEIQQLSLFVDKTSSKDHPHQQQPTSDQVHGSTEKGLSSSSHGLPSSELDLELRLGPEPQDPSPATGTKRFF